The DNA region TACCACCTGGTCATCGTTTCGAAATCGCAGCTTGACGCCCTGGAAGCGAAAGGGATGAACGGCGTCAAGGCTCCGGGTCTTCCGGGGATGCCGCCGGAATTTTACGCCGACTTCTCCGATAAGTTCAAGCTCGACACACCGTGGACAAACGTAGAGCAAGTCTTTGAGTCCATGGTGAAAAACGGCGGCGGATATAAAGGCGATACGATCGGGGAATTGGCCCAAAACGCGGGAATGGACGCCGAGGTGTTCAAGGAGGCTTTCGATAACTATACCGTGGCCACAAAAACCGGAGTAGACACGGATTTCGGCAAAGCGAAGCAGTACCTGGTTCCGATGGGCGAAGGGCCTTATTACGCGATCATCGCCGAAATCAACAACCTCGGTTCGGTCGGCGGCCTGCTCGTCAATCCCAAGTTTCAGGTTCTGGGCGAAGGCCGGGTGCCGATCAAAGGGCTTTATGCGGTTGGGCTCGAATCGGAAGGCGTGCTGTTTAACGATACTTATGTCGGCAACGGCGTAGGCATCGGCTACTCGTTCACTTCGGGGCGTCTCGGCGGCGAAAGCGCCGCGGCCGGCGCTCTCGGAAAATAAAAAAATAAGCCTTGCAATCCAAGGGACCTTTCCGTGCGGACCGCCGCGATCTTCGGAAAGGTCCCTTTTCCCGCTGTCGGAAGCGCATCAGCGGAAAAGCCGGATCATATAGTAAAGGGACGGAAAGTATTTGGCGGGACGGGGGCGTTAAACATGGACAATGTGGTGAGAGCGAGTATGAAAATATCCGATTTTCAGACCAAGGATGTCATTAATGTGGTGGACGGAAAACGGCTGGGGCATATCAGCGACCTGGAGCTGGATTTGCGGCAGGGCGTGATCGAGGCGATCGTCGTACCGGTCAATACGAAATTCATGGGATTGTTCGGAGGCGGCAGCGATCTGATCATTCCCTGGAGAAATATCGTAAAAATCGGCTCCGACGTCGTGCTCGTGAAGATGGAGGAGCTGCGGGAACCAAGGGTGCAATCCGCATACGAAACGACCGTGTACATCGACCGGGACGGCCGGGCGGAACGGCGCGGCTGATCCGCGAAAGGCAAAGCGAATTATGGTACACTTTAAGTACGTGTTCAAAAAAATCAGGTTTTCAGCACCGGGAGTGTTTGAAAAAAGCAAGATCAAAGGGAGATGGATGATGGAACCGTTTATAAGAAATGCTATAGATCAGCAGCCGGAGCGTTTTGAACTGGAGGCTTGGCGCGATCTGGCGCCGGGCCTAAGCGCCGGCTTTACCGGACGCGGCGGGGGCGTAAGCAAACCGCCCTACGGCAGTTTGAATTTGGCTTATCATGTCGGGGACGATCCCTCGGACGTGTTGGAAAACCGGGGGCGCCTGGCCCGGGCGCTTGGCTTTTCCCCGGAGGGCTGGACATGCGGCGAACAGGTGCACGGCGCGCAAATCGCCATCGTTCGGCAGGAGGACCGCGGCAAGGGGTATCTGGACCGGAGCAGCGCCTTTCAGGCGACGGACGGGCTGCTGACCAATGTGCCGGAAGTTTTGCTGGCCTCCTTTTACGCCGATTGCGTACCGCTATATTTTGCCGATCCGGTCACCAAAACCGTCGGATTGGCTCATGCCGGATGGAAGGGGACCGTTCAGCTCATCGCCGGGAAGATGATCGAAACGATGGAACGCGAATTCGGCAGCCGGCGCTCCGACATTCGGACGGCGATCGGCCCGAGCATCGGAGAATGCTGCTATGAAGTGGACGAAGCGGTGATGGGTAAAGTCAGGGAGGCGCTGCCCGGCGCGGCGCCGGATATGCAAGGGGAGCCGATTTCGACGCCATCCAAGAACGAAGGCAAAACGATGCTGAACTTGAAAGAAATGAATCGAATCATTATGATTAAAGCAGGAATATTGCCGACTCATATCGAATGTACAACATGGTGTACAAGCTGCCGTCCGGAAATGTTTTTCTCCTACCGCAAGCATAACGGGGTGACGGGGAGGATGGCGAGCTGGATTGGCATGAAAGAGAGGTGATCCTTTCTTTGTCGCTGAAAGAACGGATAGAAATGGTGGAAGAGCGCATTCAAGCGGCCTGCAAGCGGAGCGGAAGAAACCGCGATGACGTGAATATCGTTGCCGTCACCAAATACGTGTCGGCCGACATGACCCGTTCCGTGTTGGAGGAAGGGATACTTCATATCGGAGAAAACCGCCCTCAAGCGGCGGTGCCCAAATGGGAAGCGCTTGGCGGACAAGGGATATGGCATTTTATCGGCCATTTGCAAAGCAACAAAGTGAAGGACGTCGTCGGAAGATTCCAATACGTTCATTCGCTGGACCGGCTGTCGTTGGCCAAGGAGCTGGAGAAGCGGGCTGCGGCGTTGGATCTGACGGTTTCGGCTTTTTTGCAGGTCAACGTTTCCGGCGAAGCCTCCAAGCAGGGAGTAGCGCCGGAGGAAGCGGCCGCCTTGCTGCGGGAAACCGCTGGCCTGGCCCATGTTAAAATCATCGGCCTTATGACGATGGCGCCGATCGTGGACGATCCGGAATTGGCCAGACCGGTGTTCCGGAAGCTCCGGGAGCTGCGGGACGAGCTGAACGCCGGGGCGGGCGGGGCGCTTAAGGAACCGCTGACGGAACTGTCGATGGGGATGTCGGGAGATTTTGAGGTGGCGATCGAAGAAGGGGCGACATGGGTGCGCCTTGGTACTCTTTTAGTAGGGAAAGGGGAAAAGACGTAATGGGAGTCATGAACCGGTTCATGAATTTTCTGGGACTTCAGGAGGAAGAAGAAATCGTGGAGCGTGAAAAATTTCCCGCCCAGGAGGAAGAAATTGAAACCCCAAGCTTTGAACCCCGTAAAAATCAAAGAGGAAGCAACGTTGTCAGCATTCACTCCCAGAAAAACGTAAAAGTGATCCTTTATGAACCTCGTTCCTATGACGAGGCCCAGGAAATCGCCGACCATCTGCGTTCCCACCGGTCGGTGGTGGTTAATTTGCAGCGGGTCCGGAATGACCAAGCCTTGCGTATTATCGACTTTCTAAGCGGGACGATTTATGCGCTCAGCGGAAGCATCTCCAAAATCGGCAGCAATATTTTCCTGTGCACGCCGGATACGGTCGAGATTCAAGGATCCATTACGGAAATGCTGGCCGAGGATTCCGATTACAACAGAATGAGGTGATGACAGCTTGGTAGGAACTTTGTTGGACGTAGTTGACATAATATATAGAATTTATTATTGGATGATAATAATCTATATATTTATGTCGTGGGTTCCGAATGTGCGTGAAAGCTTTATTGGCGAGTTTCTCGGAAAAATGGTCGAGCCTTATTTGGCCCCGTTTCGCCGGATCGTACCGCCTCTCGGGATGATTGATTTTTCCCCAATCGTTGCCTTGTTGGCACTTTGGCTAGCTTCTTTCGGATTAAAAAGTCTTTTGATTTTTGTCTTCGGGTAATTTAGATATGCAGGCGGACATATACGAACATTTCAGGCCGGAGGAGCGTCCTTTTGCGGACCGGGCCTCAGAATGGGTAACGAATGCCGGGGAATACCACGAGGTCAAGCGAAGCGACTTCCTGGATCCGCGGCAGTGTTATATTTTGGAAACCTTGGCGAACCGCCACCCTGATGTGCAAATCCGCTTTGACGGCGGGTACGAAGATGCGGAGCGCCGGCGGGCGCTCATTGCCCCGGATTACCGGGATCTGAGCCAGGAGCCGATGGGACTGAAAGTGCTCAGCATTGCCTCGGGGGACCAAAAATTCATTTCGCTCCAGCATGGGGACTATTTAGGCGCTATTTTGGGACTTGGACTCAAGCGGGATAAAATCGGCGACATTCATGTGCGTGAAGACGGCTGCCATGTCGTTGTCGCCGAAGAGATCGCCCCGTTCCTCAATTTAAATCTTCATCAGGTGCATCGGGTTGGCGTGATCACGGATATTTTGGAGCCAAGCGAGTTGAAAACGGCGGAAAAAGAGCTCGCACCGATGGATTTGACGGTGGCTTCGTTAAGGCTGGACGGAATTGTGAGCGATGTATTCCATTTAAGCCGCAGCAAAGTGCTGATTCCGATCAAGGCGGGCCGCTGCCGGGTCAACTGGCGGACGGAGGAGGACCCTTCCAAGCCGTTGAAGGCGGGCGACATTGTGGCGCTGCAGGGGTTCGGCCGTTTTAAAGTGCTTGAAACGGAAGGGCTTACGAAAAAAGGCCGGCATCGTGTCAAAATCGGCAAATTTGTGTGAAGCTTTTGCAGGAGATGGCGGATTCTTGTCGAATTAGTAGTCTCGTACTGTTCCGTAATGTCTGAGTTCAAGAGGTCGGATTTTTTAGCACAACCTCTAAATATCGTGAATATCTAACGCCTTCCCGTCCGTCGGGAAGTTTTGAAATTTGAGGAGGTGGGGATCATGCCATTAACGCCGCTGGATATACATAACAAGGAGTTCTCCAGACGTATTCGCGGTTATGACGAGGATGAAGTCAACGAATTTCTTGACCAGGTGATCAAGGATTACGAAATCGTGATCCGGGAGAATAAGGAGCTCCACAACCAGTTGTTGGCTATGCAGGAGAAGTTGGATCACTTTGCCACGATTGAAGAAACGCTGAGCAAAACGATCATCGTCGCCCAGGAGGCGGCGGATGAAGTAAAGAACAACGCGAAAAAAGAAGCGCAGCTGATCGTGAAGGAAGCGGAGAAAAACGCCGACCGGATCGTCAACGAGTCGCTGGCCAAATCGCGTAAAATCGCCATGGAGGTCGAGGAGCTGAAAAAGCAGGCTTCCATCTACCGGGCCAGATTCCGCACGCTTGTGGAGGCGCAGCTTGATCTGCTGAGCAGCGACAGCTGGGATGCGCTGGAAACGCGCGAGCGCCCCGCGGATAAAGCGCAGGAAGTTCAGGAATTGTATTAATGCATGTCGCAACGTCTATAGAATATTGACATGCGGCTGGCGAATGCGTTATAACTATGACATATTGAATTTGCAAATGAATCGATTGGATTCGATGAAGGGAACCAGTACGCTGCGAGTTTGTTCCCCAGAGAGTTGGCGGCCTGCTGAAAGCCAACGTTCAAAGCGCAGTCGGAATATCCTCCCGGAGAAGCAAAACTGAATTTCCAACATAAGGAAAGATCAAAAGCCGATATTTTGACTTTTTTGTAAGATGGGTGTTCAAAATCGCGGCTTTTCAGCACCGAGAAGGTTGGATGAAGCTGAGGACCGAGGAGCGGAGCGTACGTTTTGGGTACGTGAGCACCGGAAGGCCCGGCTGAGTTCAAGATTCGACGTCGAATCGGCATCTCGATCAGCTTCGTGATCAAAAGCCGATATTTTGACTTCCTTAGCAATGGAAAGAGTAAGTTTTGCCGGCTGTCGGCCGTTATACCGGCCCCATATGAAGCGTATGGGATCAAGGTGTCATGCTTTTTTCGGGCGGCGTAACGTCCGGCGGAAAATGCATGAAACAAGGGTGGTAACGCGAGCCAGGTCTCGTCCCTTAGGGACGGGGCTTTTTTTGTTTGGCTTTAGGCAAAAATCGGCTTGACGAAAAGGTGCCGCAAGGTGAGTTGATCTGGCGACTCCGTTTTTGCGGAAATCGCGGCCCTCGCAACCGTTAAAATTCCGCCCCTCCTTGCCGCCACTATTCAAGCTCCGGCTTTGGCTTTGAGCTTTGAGCCTGTTGGTTTCCATGAATGAATGAAAGGAAGAGAAGTATGAAAAAAGTGGATGTCAAGGAAAACGCCCGTGCGCGCGATCTGCGCATTCTGGACAAATGGAAACGGGAGAATACGTTCAAGCGCAGCATCGAAAAACGCGCGGGACGCCCCAACTATGTATTTTTTGAAGGACCGCCGACCGCCAACGGCATGCCCCATATCGGGCACGTACTCGGGCGCGTAATCAAGGATTTCGTCGGCCGCTACCAGACGATGAAAGGCTACCGCGTCGTCCGCAAGGCGGGCTGGGATACGCACGGCCTGCCGGTCGAACTCGGCGTGGAGAAGGAGCTGGGCATTTCCGGCAAACAGGAAATCGAAAAATACGGCATCGAAGCATTCATCAAAAAATGCAAGGACAGCGTATTCGGCTATGAAAAGCAGT from Paenibacillus macerans includes:
- a CDS encoding YlmC/YmxH family sporulation protein, translating into MDNVVRASMKISDFQTKDVINVVDGKRLGHISDLELDLRQGVIEAIVVPVNTKFMGLFGGGSDLIIPWRNIVKIGSDVVLVKMEELREPRVQSAYETTVYIDRDGRAERRG
- the pgeF gene encoding peptidoglycan editing factor PgeF translates to MEPFIRNAIDQQPERFELEAWRDLAPGLSAGFTGRGGGVSKPPYGSLNLAYHVGDDPSDVLENRGRLARALGFSPEGWTCGEQVHGAQIAIVRQEDRGKGYLDRSSAFQATDGLLTNVPEVLLASFYADCVPLYFADPVTKTVGLAHAGWKGTVQLIAGKMIETMEREFGSRRSDIRTAIGPSIGECCYEVDEAVMGKVREALPGAAPDMQGEPISTPSKNEGKTMLNLKEMNRIIMIKAGILPTHIECTTWCTSCRPEMFFSYRKHNGVTGRMASWIGMKER
- a CDS encoding YggS family pyridoxal phosphate-dependent enzyme; translation: MSLKERIEMVEERIQAACKRSGRNRDDVNIVAVTKYVSADMTRSVLEEGILHIGENRPQAAVPKWEALGGQGIWHFIGHLQSNKVKDVVGRFQYVHSLDRLSLAKELEKRAAALDLTVSAFLQVNVSGEASKQGVAPEEAAALLRETAGLAHVKIIGLMTMAPIVDDPELARPVFRKLRELRDELNAGAGGALKEPLTELSMGMSGDFEVAIEEGATWVRLGTLLVGKGEKT
- a CDS encoding cell division protein SepF — its product is MGVMNRFMNFLGLQEEEEIVEREKFPAQEEEIETPSFEPRKNQRGSNVVSIHSQKNVKVILYEPRSYDEAQEIADHLRSHRSVVVNLQRVRNDQALRIIDFLSGTIYALSGSISKIGSNIFLCTPDTVEIQGSITEMLAEDSDYNRMR
- a CDS encoding YggT family protein; the encoded protein is MDVVDIIYRIYYWMIIIYIFMSWVPNVRESFIGEFLGKMVEPYLAPFRRIVPPLGMIDFSPIVALLALWLASFGLKSLLIFVFG
- a CDS encoding RNA-binding protein, which produces MQADIYEHFRPEERPFADRASEWVTNAGEYHEVKRSDFLDPRQCYILETLANRHPDVQIRFDGGYEDAERRRALIAPDYRDLSQEPMGLKVLSIASGDQKFISLQHGDYLGAILGLGLKRDKIGDIHVREDGCHVVVAEEIAPFLNLNLHQVHRVGVITDILEPSELKTAEKELAPMDLTVASLRLDGIVSDVFHLSRSKVLIPIKAGRCRVNWRTEEDPSKPLKAGDIVALQGFGRFKVLETEGLTKKGRHRVKIGKFV
- a CDS encoding DivIVA domain-containing protein, yielding MPLTPLDIHNKEFSRRIRGYDEDEVNEFLDQVIKDYEIVIRENKELHNQLLAMQEKLDHFATIEETLSKTIIVAQEAADEVKNNAKKEAQLIVKEAEKNADRIVNESLAKSRKIAMEVEELKKQASIYRARFRTLVEAQLDLLSSDSWDALETRERPADKAQEVQELY